The genomic DNA ATTCTGAGGATAAAATTAAGCAGCTAGTAGAACTAGTTAACAAAAACAAAGGTAAGCCATTCCAAGAGTGGTAAGTGTTGGTGTGGTTTTGCACATAATCGGGTAGCCGGAGGTATCTAGCCTCCAGCCCCACACCACCCTGCATGCGGCTCCGCACAGGGTGGTTCATTTAAAACACCTAACTCACTTTTTGGTTAGAATAATGAACTGCGATCCATCCATCTCTTAGTGAATATAATCCTGCTTTCTTCAGATACTCATTACTCAGCGCTTGTTGTACCCCGGTGTTTTAGAGCTACACCATACTTATTGGAATGAGAAACTTATAATATAGTGATTTAGTTCTAACCCACTTTTGTCCAATTGTGCGTTACGATGTCGAATATTCTGGTCTTGGCCAATCTCTTGGAATGCTGAATTATGTTTCACAACAGGATTAACGAATTGAGAGCACATGTCCTACCAGGGTAACCGCATGAGTGTGCGTTTTTTGTTCACAATGAATAGTCTCAATACAGAACTACTTCCAATCACTCATGAAATGATAACGTTCTGAACAAATGTAGTTTTAAAAACATACTGAATCTGTTCGTAAAACGTTCGCGATCTCGCCCTGCATGTCCTACCCTGTATAATGTTAGATGCTATTATCGAATCCAACGTGATCTAACTTTGCTCTATTTTCATTGGCCACGACCACATTAATTATTGATGGTTACCATAAATTGTACCCTTTGCTCATGCATAAAGAGATGCGGTAATTTCTGTAGTTTTGTAATGTTTATGGTATTAATTTATTAAATTATTACATTAAACATTACATATTTATGTTTAATTGTCACAAATTTATTTCTTTCAGTTACTTATGTTTGGCTTCTACTCTCAAGGTAAGCATAACCGTTTTAGCCCAAAACTTTTAGGAAGTGTAAAGACGTAAGTCGTTTTTGATGAGTAAAGCCACGTCTGTCGTGGCTTTTTTGTATCTAAACCCAGCAATTAGCTGGGTTTTTTTATGTTAATTCGTAAGGGGGAATGATAAGAATGGTTAAATTGACTACGAAGACTGATACGGCTTGGCTTCATCATAGGCAAGTACAGCAAGGGTCGTGGTCGATTTTTATTTTAGAAACATAAATCTTTGTTTTTGCTATGTACTGCGTAGAATTTGAATGGGTAAGTGTGCTTACATAGGAAAGGGAGTTCAGTTGTCAGTTATAGACATAAGGAGGAGGCGTTGGCTAGAAAAGGGAGCGGTTTAAGGTTAGCTATTAAAGTTGTTAAGGCTATCGATAAGGCTGGCAAGCAAGCAGCCAGAGATGCCGAGCGTAGGCAAAAGGCACGAGCAAGAGAGCAGGCTAAAGCTGATAGAGAGTATCAGAAGCGATTAAGGGAGCGAGATCGTGATGCAATTCGTGCGGAAAAAGATAGGGCTAGTCGATCTAAGCAAGCTGAAAAGTTAAATGCTGCTCAAGCCAAGCAACAGTTCAAAGATTCGCTTATTGATGCCCAAGAAGAATATGCTGAGAGATGCTCAGAAAGAGCCGCTTTACGTAAACAATTTATTAATGCAGTACTAAGGTAGTAATTATGGATAACAATCTCCTTATCGTTATAGCTATTGCTGTTTTAGCCGTAATTATTAGCTTTTTCGTTGCCAATCATCACTTCAATAAAAAACTAAACGAATATAAAAATAGTGTTAATCAAAAGCTCGGTGAACACAAAAGTATTGATGAAGCTTTGCACCAAATAAATGCAAAGATGGCACTTGTTAAAATTGAGCTTGATGATGACTCCAAAGAATTGGAGCGTGTGCAAGTAGAGACCGCTGAGTTACAAGAACTGAAGAAAAATGAAAAGCAGTTATTAGAGAATGTTCAGTTGCATACATCAGCGATATCTAAGTTAGAAACTGATGAAGAAAAGCTTGTGTTAAGCATATCTAAGCTTGGTGCGGAGCAGGAAGAGTTAATGGGGATGTTAGATTTATATTCTCGCTTGGATGAATATACATCATGTGGCCATTTTGAAATGCCAGACTACCTCTATGAAACTTCAGTTAGGTTTGTTGAGGAAATCAAAGATGTCAGGGTTCAGCAGAAAGAAATGATTAAAGAGAAGGAAGCTGTCACTTACCCAGACACGACAATCATCTCAAATGATAAATCGTTCAATAAAAAGATTCTAGACGGCCAAGTTAAGTTGATGCTAACTGCATTTAATACAGAATGTGATTTTCTTATTGGTAAGGTTAGCCCAAGTAGTTTTGGTCGAACTTTGGAACGCATAGAAAAGCTTGCGAATACTCTTGAAAAATCGGCGGCTACATTGGAATGTGGTTTCGACATCAGTTATGTGGAGCTGAAATTTGAAGAGTGCAAACTCCAATACCAATATACATTGAAGAAACAAGAAGAAGTCACAGAGCAAAAGCTAATAAAAGAGCAAATAAGGGAAGAGCAGCGTGCTATTAAGGAGTATGAGCGAGCCATTGCTGAAGCTGAAAAAGAAGAAAAAATGTATAGGGATTTATTGGATAAAGCACGAAAAGAGCTATCAGGAGTCTCTGAAAATGAAAGGGCTGTCGCAGAGTTGCGTATAGCTCAACTTGAACTGCAATTGCTAGAAGCTGAGGCTAAAGAGAGTCGAGCTAAGAGTATGGCTGAGCAAACTCGAAAGGGTCATGTTTATGTAATTAGTAATATTGGCTCATTCGGAGAAGATGTATACAAAATTGGTATGACTAGGCGTTTAGAGCCTATGGATCGTGTCAAAGAGTTAGGCGATGCAAGTGTACCGTTCCCATTCGATGTGCATGCAATGATATACGCTGAAGATGCTCCTGCACTTGAAACTGCTCTTCATCGCACATTTACATCATTAAGGGTTAACGCTGTAAATCTTAGGAAGGAATTCTTTCAGGTAGATCTAGATTCTATAAAAGAGGCTGTTGACGAAATGGACGGTATAGATATTGAGTTCAAGATGACAGCTTTAGCTGAGGACTATTACGAAAGCCTTCGTCTGCAAGAAAGATTAGTTGCCTAGTCTCGGTTAGAGGTAATACCTATCGTTCAAAGGTGGGGTTTATTTAAACAAAGCGGTAGTAGTGGCGCACAACAGAAACTTTGTGCTTCACCATTGAGGGCGTCACAAATAATTTACCGCCGCATAATACTAAGCTGATGCCGTAAGTTGTTGTGTAGAGTTTTTAATTGGAAGAGACAAATGATAAATCAACAAAAAATATATGGTTTGAGAAAAAGAATAGTGGCTATTGATTCATTCGACCAAGCCGACTGGATAGCGATTGGCGATAGAACCGACTGTCAACATATAATAGAGAACCATCCTAGGCTGTTGAGATCGTTGGACTTCGGTGATACTGATTATCCGAGTGCTGTAGGTGCAGTATTGAAAAGTATGTATACCTACCAGCGTCACGCTATTGATGACGTAATTTCATTCCTTGATGAGCACTTTCCTGAACCAAATACAGTTTCTGTTTCAACTTCGCCAACGTCATCTACAAAAAAAGTGTTTTTCATCCCTACTATATTTGAACTTCCTGACTCAGAGGTTGAAAGCGATCTTGTATCTATAATGATGCCATTCGCTGGTTTTGATGGCGTTCATCAAGGAATCATTAAAGCCTGTACTAATGCAGGGTATCGTTGCCAACGGTGTTTTTCAAGGTAGTTGGCACTCTTTACTTAAATTTTAAGCTGCATTTCTTGTTTCTGTTTCAGACTTCTTATCTGGGTTTGTAATGGTCTAATGAAACTGTAGAGATTTATAGCTTAAAATAAGCAAAATCTTAAAGGTATTTATTATGATTAGAAAAACTAAAATCACTGTCAGCCCTCTTCAAAAATTAGAATATGCCAAGCTGATGGTC from Shewanella psychromarinicola includes the following:
- a CDS encoding DUF4041 domain-containing protein, coding for MDNNLLIVIAIAVLAVIISFFVANHHFNKKLNEYKNSVNQKLGEHKSIDEALHQINAKMALVKIELDDDSKELERVQVETAELQELKKNEKQLLENVQLHTSAISKLETDEEKLVLSISKLGAEQEELMGMLDLYSRLDEYTSCGHFEMPDYLYETSVRFVEEIKDVRVQQKEMIKEKEAVTYPDTTIISNDKSFNKKILDGQVKLMLTAFNTECDFLIGKVSPSSFGRTLERIEKLANTLEKSAATLECGFDISYVELKFEECKLQYQYTLKKQEEVTEQKLIKEQIREEQRAIKEYERAIAEAEKEEKMYRDLLDKARKELSGVSENERAVAELRIAQLELQLLEAEAKESRAKSMAEQTRKGHVYVISNIGSFGEDVYKIGMTRRLEPMDRVKELGDASVPFPFDVHAMIYAEDAPALETALHRTFTSLRVNAVNLRKEFFQVDLDSIKEAVDEMDGIDIEFKMTALAEDYYESLRLQERLVA